A single region of the bacterium genome encodes:
- the rsmD gene encoding 16S rRNA (guanine(966)-N(2))-methyltransferase RsmD has translation MQILFGQHKGRRLKTPPDERIRPTTGRMRDWLGNVLRDHFPESMVLDLFAGCGGLGLLALSMGARQVTFVDRAPLAVRLIEHNLRHLGEESTGVVLRLEVGSFLRRRPTQRWDVIFVDPPYDETDYPRLMTALGQADILTNKGLLVVEHPSQLKPAAEGLILLRAKAFGRSTISLFQQRREPGDGSADPHRPD, from the coding sequence ATGCAGATCCTGTTCGGCCAGCACAAGGGGCGCCGCCTGAAGACGCCGCCCGATGAGCGCATCCGACCCACCACGGGGCGCATGCGCGACTGGTTGGGCAACGTCCTGCGCGACCACTTCCCCGAGTCCATGGTACTGGACCTCTTTGCCGGCTGCGGGGGCTTGGGTCTGCTCGCCCTCAGCATGGGGGCCCGGCAGGTCACCTTTGTAGATCGGGCGCCGCTGGCCGTGCGGCTGATAGAACACAACCTGCGCCATCTTGGCGAGGAGTCCACCGGGGTCGTCCTGCGCCTTGAGGTCGGCAGCTTCCTGCGGCGCCGTCCGACCCAGCGCTGGGACGTGATTTTTGTCGACCCTCCGTATGACGAAACGGACTATCCACGACTGATGACAGCCCTTGGCCAAGCCGATATCCTGACCAACAAAGGACTGCTGGTGGTGGAGCACCCGTCGCAGCTGAAGCCAGCGGCCGAAGGATTGATTTTGTTGAGGGCCAAGGCTTTTGGGCGCAGCACGATCAGCCTCTTTCAACAAAGGCGGGAACCGGGCGACGGATCCGCAGATCCTCATCGACCGGATTGA
- a CDS encoding GGDEF domain-containing protein, with protein MGAARSASFNKGGNRATDPQILIDRIDDLPSLSPVINRVTQLINSGDSQAKQVAELIGADPALSSRILKVVNSAFYGLQHQVSSIQRAVVILGFDTVQSIVISAGVVDVMFKTGTALHDMRIIWERSLFSAVTARKIAQVLGRPPLDECFMAALLMDVGMLAQLKLHGETYAQVIHDEVAGGQDIVLAEVQDFAVSHERLGQCLLERWDIPDLLSRPILYHHDLAGSEGEPEDVRAICRVVHLARQAANIFYSPAKGAAIADYKVKAARMISMSPGEVDEFFRSIREEVLDVARQYGLDLPGLKSYTEILDVANQELTQINKTYEQLNRELATARRQAEELAHSLKAANEKLQRMASVDELTGLFNRRYFDEFFSREFTRCQRYKRPLACIIIDIDHFKRVNDTYGHQQGDEVLRELGERLLALLRGSDVAVRYGGEEFVVLLPETGLYAARVAGEKIRRAVAVEPFRHVSGQGLPITISLGIAVYDGSSGAQTPEELLKRADTLLYKAKADGRNRCCF; from the coding sequence TTGGGCGCAGCACGATCAGCCTCTTTCAACAAAGGCGGGAACCGGGCGACGGATCCGCAGATCCTCATCGACCGGATTGACGATCTCCCCTCCCTTTCGCCCGTCATCAACCGGGTCACCCAGCTCATCAACAGCGGGGACTCCCAGGCCAAACAAGTGGCCGAGCTGATCGGCGCCGACCCGGCCCTTTCCTCGCGCATCCTCAAGGTGGTCAACTCCGCCTTCTACGGCCTGCAGCACCAGGTGAGCAGCATCCAGCGGGCGGTGGTCATTCTCGGCTTCGACACGGTGCAATCCATCGTCATCTCGGCCGGCGTGGTGGACGTCATGTTCAAGACGGGCACGGCGCTGCATGACATGCGGATCATCTGGGAACGTAGCCTGTTCTCCGCCGTGACGGCACGCAAGATCGCCCAGGTCCTGGGTCGTCCGCCTCTGGACGAGTGCTTCATGGCAGCCCTGCTCATGGACGTGGGCATGCTGGCCCAACTCAAGCTGCACGGCGAGACCTATGCCCAGGTGATCCACGACGAGGTGGCGGGCGGGCAGGACATCGTGCTGGCGGAAGTGCAGGACTTCGCCGTGTCGCACGAACGCCTGGGACAGTGTCTGCTCGAGCGTTGGGACATCCCGGACCTGCTCTCCCGACCCATCCTTTATCACCACGACCTGGCCGGCAGCGAGGGCGAGCCCGAGGATGTGCGCGCCATCTGCCGCGTGGTGCACCTGGCCCGGCAGGCCGCCAACATCTTCTACAGCCCGGCCAAAGGGGCGGCGATCGCCGACTACAAAGTGAAGGCCGCCCGCATGATCTCGATGAGTCCCGGCGAGGTGGACGAGTTCTTCCGCTCCATCCGAGAAGAGGTGTTGGATGTTGCCCGGCAATACGGGCTGGACCTGCCGGGACTGAAGAGCTACACGGAGATCCTGGACGTGGCCAACCAGGAGCTGACCCAAATCAACAAGACCTACGAGCAGCTCAATCGGGAGCTGGCCACGGCGCGCCGGCAGGCCGAGGAGCTGGCGCACAGCCTGAAGGCGGCCAACGAGAAGCTGCAGCGGATGGCCTCCGTGGACGAGCTGACCGGGCTCTTCAACCGCCGCTACTTCGACGAGTTCTTCAGCCGGGAGTTCACCCGCTGCCAACGCTACAAGCGCCCCTTGGCCTGCATCATCATCGACATCGACCACTTCAAGAGAGTCAACGACACCTATGGGCATCAGCAGGGGGACGAGGTCCTGCGCGAACTGGGCGAGCGCCTGCTGGCCCTGCTGCGCGGATCGGATGTGGCAGTGCGATACGGCGGGGAGGAGTTCGTCGTGCTCCTGCCGGAAACGGGCCTTTACGCGGCGCGGGTCGCCGGAGAGAAGATCCGTCGCGCCGTGGCGGTGGAGCCCTTCCGCCATGTGTCGGGGCAGGGCTTGCCCATCACCATCAGTCTGGGCATCGCCGTCTACGATGGCAGCTCGGGCGCCCAGACCCCGGAGGAGCTGCTCAAGCGCGCCGACACCCTGCTCTACAAGGCCAAGGCGGACGGCCGCAACCGCTGCTGTTTCTGA
- a CDS encoding cysteine synthase family protein → MIHDSILSLANNTPLVRLNRVCADLAPVFLAKVERFGPTGSVKDRVAVALVDDLERRGLLKPGGTVVEGTSGNTGIGLAMVCAQRGYRCVIVMPEKMSRERELMLRAFGATVIRTRTELPHDHPESYSGVAERIAAETPGAALAGQFSNQANPDCHYRLTGPEIWRDTDGRVDAFVMGMGTGGTISGSGLFLKERNPAIRIIGADPAGSSLKRFFDTGDLVEGGPYQVEGIGLDYKPDTLNLGVVDEVHEIRDAESFHWARRIIREEGILVGGSSGTILAAARRAARTMTREQTVVVVLCDSAERYLSKFLDDDWMCANGYDPEAVFP, encoded by the coding sequence ATGATCCACGACTCCATCCTCTCCCTGGCCAACAACACGCCCCTGGTGCGACTCAACCGCGTCTGCGCGGACTTGGCCCCTGTCTTCCTGGCCAAGGTGGAACGTTTCGGACCCACCGGCAGCGTCAAGGACAGGGTGGCCGTGGCCCTGGTGGACGATCTGGAGCGGCGCGGACTGCTCAAGCCGGGTGGCACCGTGGTGGAGGGCACCAGCGGCAACACGGGGATCGGTTTGGCCATGGTTTGCGCCCAGCGGGGCTACCGCTGCGTGATCGTGATGCCGGAGAAGATGAGCCGGGAGCGCGAACTGATGCTGCGCGCCTTCGGGGCCACCGTCATCCGCACCCGCACGGAGCTGCCCCACGACCACCCTGAGAGCTACTCGGGGGTGGCGGAACGCATCGCGGCGGAGACGCCCGGTGCGGCCCTGGCCGGCCAGTTCAGCAACCAGGCCAATCCGGACTGCCACTATCGCTTGACGGGGCCGGAGATCTGGCGTGACACGGATGGGCGGGTGGACGCCTTCGTGATGGGCATGGGGACAGGCGGCACCATCAGCGGCAGCGGCCTCTTCCTCAAGGAGAGGAACCCGGCCATCCGCATCATTGGCGCGGATCCGGCGGGCAGCAGCCTGAAGCGCTTCTTCGACACGGGCGACCTGGTGGAGGGGGGGCCTTATCAAGTGGAGGGCATCGGCCTGGACTACAAGCCCGACACTCTCAACCTGGGTGTCGTGGACGAGGTGCATGAGATCCGCGACGCCGAGAGTTTCCACTGGGCCCGCCGCATCATTCGCGAGGAGGGCATCCTGGTGGGCGGCAGCAGCGGCACCATCCTCGCTGCCGCCCGCCGCGCGGCCCGCACCATGACCAGGGAACAGACGGTCGTGGTGGTGCTCTGCGACAGCGCCGAGCGCTACCTGAGCAAGTTCCTCGACGATGACTGGATGTGCGCCAACGGTTATGATCCCGAGGCGGTCTTCCCCTGA
- a CDS encoding SpoIID/LytB domain-containing protein, translated as MERVRIGFLHQREDVQLRLPAGTRAWSDGRDWPLSGDWRLACSATRTGQIQQAIKVLECADLPLAEEAADQLRRAGLAVELRAHARGAAWPLATAPATWLLALPLGEPCAAQPGEHMLREQPWPGDDPLLERVRRALGDLPTRTAGIDPPLWHLQAPARCRWTVLAAEGTLALCDKDGRRVEAAGPLRFLVPQGEAARVGEVRVGIGFHWDHRETLAYEDTLEAWIEPSGRIGLINELDLERYLASVNSSEMTADSPPDLLRAQTVAARSTLLATRGRHHAGEPFDICADDHCQCFRGCGAIAAASDEAAQDTRGVVLTHAGRVCDARYSKSCGGIVEAYEHVWEDQAVPYLPSFRDTCVPDPGFVRPASEEAWRDWILAAESVWCNTEEFKLPPGLAFSDGFYRWRVELTRDEAAAHIRRTTGKAFRRLLDLTPLERGASGRLRRLLVRTDAGDFTLGKELAIRLALSATCLYSAAIVLDWEGDTLLIRGKGWGHGVGLCQLGATRMALEGRPWREILAHYYPHTALVAIRQAEAP; from the coding sequence ATGGAGCGCGTCCGCATCGGCTTTCTGCACCAGCGCGAGGATGTCCAGCTAAGGCTCCCGGCCGGCACACGGGCCTGGAGTGACGGCCGGGATTGGCCGCTGTCCGGCGACTGGCGCTTGGCGTGCTCCGCAACTCGCACGGGACAGATCCAGCAAGCCATCAAAGTTCTGGAGTGCGCCGACCTGCCTCTGGCCGAGGAGGCCGCCGACCAGCTCAGGCGGGCAGGTCTGGCCGTCGAGCTGCGCGCCCATGCCCGGGGCGCCGCCTGGCCGCTGGCGACCGCGCCAGCCACGTGGCTGCTGGCCCTTCCCCTGGGTGAGCCCTGCGCCGCCCAGCCCGGCGAGCACATGCTCCGCGAGCAGCCGTGGCCAGGGGACGACCCGCTCCTCGAGCGGGTGCGAAGGGCCCTGGGCGACCTGCCGACCCGCACCGCTGGAATCGACCCGCCCCTCTGGCACCTCCAGGCCCCGGCCCGCTGTCGGTGGACGGTGCTGGCGGCGGAGGGCACGTTGGCCTTGTGCGACAAGGACGGGCGCCGCGTGGAGGCGGCGGGTCCCCTCCGTTTCCTCGTGCCGCAGGGCGAAGCAGCGCGGGTTGGCGAGGTGCGGGTCGGCATCGGCTTCCACTGGGATCACCGCGAGACGCTGGCCTACGAGGACACGCTGGAGGCGTGGATCGAGCCGTCGGGGCGGATCGGCCTCATCAACGAATTGGACCTCGAGCGCTACCTGGCCAGTGTCAACTCCTCGGAGATGACGGCGGACTCGCCGCCCGACCTCTTGCGGGCCCAGACGGTGGCGGCGCGCAGCACCCTGCTCGCCACCCGCGGCCGCCATCACGCCGGGGAGCCTTTCGACATCTGCGCCGACGACCATTGCCAGTGCTTCCGCGGCTGCGGCGCCATCGCCGCCGCGAGCGATGAGGCGGCCCAGGACACGCGGGGAGTGGTGCTGACCCACGCCGGCCGCGTGTGCGACGCCCGCTACTCCAAGAGCTGCGGCGGCATCGTGGAAGCCTACGAGCACGTCTGGGAGGACCAGGCGGTGCCCTACCTCCCAAGCTTCCGGGATACCTGCGTGCCGGATCCCGGCTTTGTGCGGCCGGCCAGCGAAGAGGCGTGGCGGGACTGGATCCTGGCGGCCGAGTCCGTCTGGTGCAACACCGAGGAGTTCAAGCTGCCACCCGGCCTGGCTTTCAGCGACGGCTTCTACCGCTGGCGCGTCGAGCTTACCCGCGACGAGGCGGCCGCCCACATCCGCCGCACGACCGGGAAAGCCTTCCGGCGCTTGTTGGATCTGACGCCCCTGGAGCGCGGCGCCTCCGGCCGCCTGCGCCGGCTGCTCGTCCGCACCGATGCCGGGGACTTCACCCTGGGCAAGGAGCTGGCCATTCGCCTCGCCCTGTCCGCCACCTGCCTCTACAGCGCGGCCATCGTGCTGGACTGGGAGGGGGACACGCTGCTGATCCGCGGCAAGGGCTGGGGCCACGGCGTGGGCCTTTGCCAGTTGGGCGCCACGCGCATGGCGCTGGAGGGTCGCCCCTGGCGGGAGATCCTGGCCCATTACTATCCGCACACCGCGCTGGTGGCGATCAGACAAGCGGAGGCCCCATGA
- a CDS encoding type II CAAX endopeptidase family protein gives MARPDLPPAVWLIPWAGLLILPAAGSGPIGSRLGVLFAELLLGLPALLATPPILRPEILPFPRLPRNWLLGAVLLAPLAAVLHALVALLVNHLFPMPSDLEETLRQALVPGSPAEALLIGASLLIVAPIMEEIFFRGLLPWLWKRHFPRGAVAVPALLFAVSHANPWAFPSLLLLGLLLGLLRERSGSLLPGILIHGAVNLLGYGLLQWPTPPGS, from the coding sequence ATGGCGCGCCCTGACCTTCCGCCCGCCGTGTGGCTCATCCCCTGGGCCGGGCTGCTCATTCTGCCCGCCGCAGGCAGCGGTCCCATCGGCAGCCGCCTGGGCGTCCTGTTCGCGGAGCTGTTGCTGGGCCTGCCCGCCCTGCTGGCCACTCCGCCGATCCTGCGGCCGGAGATCCTGCCCTTTCCCCGCCTCCCGCGGAATTGGCTGCTGGGCGCCGTCCTGCTGGCGCCGCTGGCGGCCGTGCTGCACGCCCTTGTCGCCCTGCTTGTCAACCACCTGTTTCCCATGCCATCCGACCTGGAGGAGACCCTCCGCCAGGCCCTCGTGCCCGGCAGCCCGGCCGAAGCCCTGCTCATCGGCGCATCCTTGTTGATCGTGGCGCCCATCATGGAGGAGATCTTCTTCCGCGGCTTGCTTCCCTGGCTGTGGAAGCGCCACTTCCCGCGCGGGGCGGTGGCGGTCCCGGCCCTGCTGTTCGCCGTGTCACACGCAAATCCCTGGGCCTTTCCCTCCCTCCTCCTGCTGGGACTGCTGCTGGGCCTCCTGCGCGAGCGCAGCGGCTCCCTGCTGCCCGGCATCCTGATCCACGGCGCCGTCAACCTGCTGGGCTACGGCCTTCTGCAGTGGCCCACGCCGCCGGGAAGCTGA
- a CDS encoding RNA methyltransferase — MLRPAGRSEAGCVLVPGIKCAVEYLRAGAWPDLILVGEELEPELKGLLGEDVWQRADREDRLRRPRPHELSRLADQPHPEGLLLAGPMPRRSPPDRSPPRVVFDGVQDPGNLGTMLRTALWFGLDRVWLLAPCADPWSPRGIRAGMGAVFHLADCRVWEPADFAAWAREQGVRLLGLDAGGDRPLHEHLFQEGEVLVLGSESHGLRLPAELLAGRLRIPGAGQAESLNVGHALAICAWQQWLARHGAP, encoded by the coding sequence TTGCTGCGGCCGGCCGGCCGGAGCGAGGCGGGCTGTGTGCTGGTGCCGGGCATCAAGTGCGCGGTGGAGTACCTGCGGGCCGGAGCCTGGCCTGACCTGATCCTGGTCGGGGAAGAACTCGAACCTGAATTGAAGGGTCTGCTGGGCGAGGATGTCTGGCAGCGGGCCGATCGCGAGGATCGCCTGCGTCGCCCGCGCCCCCACGAGTTGTCACGCCTGGCGGACCAACCGCATCCGGAGGGCCTTCTGCTGGCCGGCCCCATGCCCCGGCGGTCGCCACCGGATCGATCCCCGCCCCGGGTGGTGTTCGACGGCGTGCAGGATCCTGGCAATCTGGGGACCATGCTGCGCACCGCCCTGTGGTTCGGCCTCGACCGCGTCTGGCTGCTGGCGCCCTGCGCCGATCCCTGGAGTCCGCGCGGCATCCGGGCGGGCATGGGCGCCGTCTTCCATCTGGCGGATTGCCGTGTGTGGGAGCCGGCGGACTTCGCGGCGTGGGCCAGAGAGCAAGGAGTCCGTCTGCTGGGTCTGGACGCCGGCGGCGACCGGCCCCTCCACGAACACCTCTTCCAAGAGGGAGAGGTGCTCGTCCTGGGGAGCGAAAGCCATGGCCTGCGCCTGCCGGCGGAGCTGCTCGCCGGCCGTTTGCGCATCCCCGGCGCCGGACAGGCGGAGAGCCTGAACGTGGGACACGCCTTGGCCATCTGCGCCTGGCAGCAATGGTTGGCCCGGCATGGCGCGCCCTGA
- a CDS encoding PTS sugar transporter subunit IIA, translated as MKFSQLLRPEHVLVGAKAADASHAIRQLVQLLAATGALKEPERALPLVLEREREYATGIGAGVAIPHCNCLLLPEGLVAAGLFDNGVDFGAPDGPARLVLLLLSPPGNSGGHLKLLARISRLARHGLCQRLAEQATPEAVILGFAEAERDFLDL; from the coding sequence ATGAAGTTCTCCCAGCTTTTGCGACCCGAACACGTCCTGGTCGGCGCCAAGGCCGCCGACGCCAGCCATGCCATCAGACAGCTTGTGCAGCTGCTGGCCGCGACCGGCGCGCTGAAGGAACCGGAGCGGGCCCTGCCCCTGGTCCTGGAACGGGAGCGGGAGTATGCCACCGGCATCGGCGCCGGGGTGGCCATTCCCCATTGCAATTGCCTGCTCTTGCCCGAGGGCCTGGTGGCGGCCGGACTCTTCGACAATGGCGTCGATTTCGGTGCGCCCGATGGCCCGGCCCGGCTCGTTCTCCTGCTGCTTAGTCCGCCGGGCAATTCGGGCGGCCATCTCAAACTGCTGGCGCGCATTTCCCGCCTGGCCCGCCACGGCCTCTGCCAGCGCCTCGCGGAGCAGGCAACGCCCGAAGCGGTCATCCTGGGCTTCGCGGAGGCGGAGCGGGATTTTCTGGACCTTTAG
- the cutA gene encoding divalent-cation tolerance protein CutA, translating into MRGMRIVLTTVGSARQGKDMARQLVEEGLAACVTLQPGCVSIYPWEGRLEEEPECLMFIKTVDERLEALEQRLSAIHPYELPEFVALEPAAVGEAYLAWVQSLCQEKPLDD; encoded by the coding sequence ATGAGAGGAATGCGGATCGTGCTGACCACGGTGGGCAGCGCCCGCCAGGGCAAGGACATGGCGCGGCAGCTGGTGGAGGAGGGCCTGGCCGCCTGCGTGACACTGCAGCCGGGCTGTGTCTCGATCTATCCATGGGAGGGCCGGCTGGAGGAGGAGCCGGAGTGCCTCATGTTCATCAAGACCGTGGATGAGCGGCTGGAGGCGCTGGAGCAGCGCCTGTCCGCCATCCACCCCTATGAACTGCCGGAATTCGTGGCACTGGAGCCCGCCGCGGTGGGCGAGGCCTACCTGGCCTGGGTCCAGTCGCTCTGCCAGGAAAAGCCGCTTGACGATTGA
- the trxA gene encoding thioredoxin, with the protein MSIIKLDESNFQGTVDSGLTLVDFWAEWCGPCRMLAPVLEKVAATPDLGARVGKVNVDENQALASRFNIRGIPTMILFKNGQPVDQLVGMTGEQNILDLISRNK; encoded by the coding sequence ATGAGCATCATCAAACTGGACGAAAGCAATTTCCAGGGCACGGTTGACAGTGGCCTGACCCTGGTGGATTTCTGGGCCGAGTGGTGCGGACCCTGCCGCATGCTGGCACCCGTGCTGGAGAAGGTGGCGGCCACGCCGGACCTGGGCGCCAGGGTCGGCAAGGTCAATGTGGACGAGAACCAGGCCCTTGCCTCGCGCTTCAACATCCGCGGCATCCCCACCATGATCCTGTTCAAGAACGGGCAACCGGTGGACCAGCTGGTGGGCATGACGGGCGAGCAGAACATCCTGGACCTCATCTCCCGCAACAAGTAA
- a CDS encoding WYL domain-containing protein, whose protein sequence is MTPQERQLTLVAYLQHHRFGRTLDEILTDIPAYGAGESGRKKFQRDRSLLKELGLPLHCMEQEGLSEDGNLRYVYLLDRREVFARGLRLSPGEQRGLVALCDTLMEWPDFPFREWIDSARQKLLAARSGQPVEEALVRRLPPLPRLGDREELAVLEPVLTALERGTCLRFEYQGLHHDRADTRTVHPWRLLAWRGNWLLRAFCDLRKEPRSFLLRRMQDLELTDRPARPAPPHEEASGVAAWELGLGEGRDATVEFEAAVAGLVERGLASVTPPCRLERRTDGRLHVVLPVEEAGAFFRWLLAWGRQARLLRPPALQEELARWLSRSRGEEAA, encoded by the coding sequence ATGACGCCGCAAGAACGCCAACTCACGTTGGTTGCCTACCTGCAGCATCACCGCTTCGGGCGCACGCTGGATGAGATCCTCACCGACATCCCGGCCTATGGAGCGGGCGAATCCGGCCGCAAGAAATTCCAGCGGGACCGGTCCCTGCTCAAGGAGCTGGGCTTGCCCTTGCACTGCATGGAGCAGGAGGGCTTGAGCGAGGACGGCAACCTGCGCTACGTCTACCTGTTGGACCGCCGCGAGGTCTTCGCCCGGGGACTGCGGCTCTCGCCAGGCGAGCAGCGCGGCCTCGTCGCTCTCTGCGACACCCTGATGGAATGGCCTGACTTCCCCTTTCGTGAGTGGATTGACTCCGCCCGACAGAAACTGTTGGCCGCCCGCAGCGGGCAGCCCGTCGAGGAGGCGCTGGTCCGGCGTCTGCCGCCGTTGCCGCGGCTGGGTGACCGCGAGGAGCTGGCCGTGCTGGAGCCCGTGCTGACGGCCCTGGAGCGGGGAACCTGCCTGCGCTTTGAATACCAGGGGCTGCATCACGACCGGGCGGACACCCGCACGGTCCATCCCTGGCGCTTGCTGGCGTGGCGGGGCAACTGGCTGCTGCGCGCTTTCTGCGACCTGCGAAAGGAACCCCGCAGTTTTCTCCTGCGCCGCATGCAAGATCTGGAACTGACCGACCGGCCCGCCCGCCCGGCCCCGCCCCACGAAGAAGCGTCGGGGGTGGCCGCCTGGGAGTTGGGTCTGGGGGAGGGGCGCGACGCAACCGTGGAGTTCGAGGCCGCCGTGGCCGGTCTGGTGGAGCGGGGCCTGGCCTCCGTCACGCCGCCTTGCCGCCTGGAGCGCAGGACCGATGGGCGCCTGCACGTGGTCCTGCCGGTGGAGGAGGCCGGAGCCTTCTTCCGCTGGCTGCTGGCCTGGGGACGACAGGCGCGGCTGCTGAGACCGCCCGCCCTGCAGGAAGAATTGGCTCGCTGGTTGAGCCGTTCCCGCGGCGAGGAGGCCGCATGA
- a CDS encoding WYL domain-containing protein, whose protein sequence is MSRTLDLRTILNLLPRLAHLDGRPIEEACTELELSRPELLALIQSASSLAWGGHDEGELIDVWEEEGRLHVHTGGLFERAVRLLPPELLALRLGAAQLAAAGLAADLDLETLLGRIEHGLGGDEPGVAERLRQQVGSQVDPALDAALLDKVLDAARERRLLRMWYYSRNSDRLRPRLVEPWKPFQEHGIWYLQALDRDQQAERIFRLDRIVELSVLAESFPEPPAERLKQCRLFQDDGPGRTRVRLEGSLGRLAREQSWPDLREEGGRFYLDLRHTAGDPLLRYLLSWVPDVVVEGPELRAEWLSLLDEMAERHCGSRTLEA, encoded by the coding sequence ATGAGCAGGACGCTGGATCTGCGCACCATCCTCAACCTCTTGCCCCGCCTGGCCCACCTGGACGGTCGTCCCATTGAAGAAGCCTGCACCGAGCTGGAGTTGTCGCGGCCGGAGCTGCTCGCCCTCATCCAGAGCGCCAGCTCCCTGGCCTGGGGCGGCCATGACGAGGGGGAATTGATCGACGTGTGGGAGGAGGAGGGCCGCCTCCATGTCCACACGGGCGGCCTCTTCGAGCGGGCCGTGCGCCTGCTGCCGCCGGAGCTGCTCGCCTTGCGCCTGGGAGCCGCCCAGCTGGCGGCGGCCGGACTGGCGGCAGACCTGGACCTGGAAACGCTGCTGGGCCGCATCGAGCACGGCCTGGGCGGCGACGAGCCGGGCGTGGCCGAGCGCCTTCGCCAGCAGGTGGGCTCGCAAGTGGACCCCGCCCTGGATGCCGCCCTGTTGGACAAGGTGCTGGACGCGGCCCGGGAGCGACGCCTGTTGCGGATGTGGTACTACAGCCGCAACTCGGATCGTCTGCGCCCGCGCCTGGTTGAACCCTGGAAGCCTTTCCAGGAGCACGGCATCTGGTACCTGCAGGCCCTCGACCGGGACCAGCAGGCGGAGCGGATCTTCCGCCTGGACCGCATCGTGGAGTTGAGTGTCCTGGCCGAGAGCTTCCCCGAGCCGCCCGCGGAGCGCCTCAAGCAGTGCCGGCTCTTCCAGGACGACGGGCCGGGACGCACACGGGTCCGGCTGGAAGGTTCGCTGGGGCGCTTGGCGCGGGAGCAGTCCTGGCCCGACCTCCGCGAGGAGGGTGGGCGCTTCTACCTTGATCTCCGCCACACAGCGGGCGACCCGCTGCTCCGCTACCTGCTATCCTGGGTGCCCGACGTGGTGGTGGAAGGGCCGGAACTACGCGCCGAGTGGCTGTCCCTGCTGGACGAAATGGCGGAGCGGCACTGCGGCTCCAGGACCCTTGAGGCGTGA
- a CDS encoding cation:proton antiporter, which produces METAIFITIVGMLVFLAHLFSGLFQATRIPDVLPLVLIGVVIGPVAGLISPGDFGRIGQIFTTVALVIILFEGGLGLKFATLRASLGRGMLLTVLNLLGTMVVTTVLSFTLLRLTLLDGLLLGAILGGTSSAVVIPMINKLRITTRARTTLLLESAISDVLCIVLALALIKAAALQRYELALMARQIGLSFLVAAVIGGMASLAWSYLLQRARKLDNSIFLTPAFVFVVFGVTELSGFSGAIAALVFGLILGNVQDMRWRVAFIQRLAEVKREHLNETEKLFLCEIVFLLKTFFFVYLGLSIRLTHEWLILLGLVMTFGLYVIRLFVVRLAVSRITPRYDATIASIMIPKGLAAAALASLPLQAGMASGAAIQDAVYAVVLFSIIGTAALAFAAERNLLRWPYNTLFAGYGESSGEAPVIESESPNPPIDSL; this is translated from the coding sequence ATGGAGACCGCCATCTTCATCACTATTGTCGGTATGCTTGTCTTTCTTGCCCACCTTTTCTCCGGACTCTTCCAGGCAACACGCATTCCCGATGTGCTTCCCCTTGTCCTGATCGGAGTTGTGATCGGCCCGGTGGCCGGCCTGATCTCGCCGGGGGATTTCGGCCGCATTGGCCAGATCTTCACCACGGTGGCCCTCGTGATCATTCTGTTCGAGGGCGGCCTGGGCTTGAAGTTCGCCACCCTGCGCGCCTCTCTGGGGCGCGGCATGCTGCTCACCGTGCTCAACCTGCTGGGAACGATGGTGGTGACCACGGTCCTCTCCTTCACCCTGTTGCGCTTGACCCTGCTGGACGGCCTGCTGCTGGGCGCCATCCTGGGCGGCACGTCCTCCGCCGTGGTGATCCCGATGATCAACAAGCTGCGCATCACGACTCGGGCGCGCACCACGCTGCTGCTGGAGTCAGCGATCAGCGACGTGCTGTGCATTGTCCTGGCGCTGGCCCTGATCAAGGCGGCGGCACTCCAGCGCTACGAACTGGCGCTGATGGCCAGACAGATCGGACTGTCCTTCCTGGTGGCGGCCGTGATTGGTGGCATGGCCTCGCTGGCGTGGTCCTACCTGCTGCAGCGGGCCAGAAAATTGGACAACAGCATCTTTCTCACGCCGGCCTTCGTCTTCGTGGTTTTTGGCGTGACGGAGCTGAGCGGGTTCAGCGGCGCCATCGCCGCTCTGGTGTTCGGACTGATCCTGGGCAACGTGCAGGACATGCGATGGCGGGTTGCCTTCATCCAGCGGCTTGCGGAGGTGAAGAGGGAGCACCTCAATGAGACGGAGAAGCTCTTTCTATGCGAGATCGTCTTCCTGCTGAAGACCTTCTTCTTTGTCTACCTGGGCTTGTCCATCCGGCTGACGCACGAGTGGTTGATCCTGCTTGGACTGGTGATGACCTTCGGGCTCTATGTCATCCGCCTGTTCGTCGTGAGACTGGCCGTCAGCCGCATCACGCCACGCTACGACGCCACCATCGCCTCGATCATGATTCCCAAGGGCCTGGCCGCGGCCGCGCTGGCGTCCCTTCCGCTCCAGGCGGGGATGGCCTCCGGCGCCGCAATTCAGGACGCTGTGTATGCCGTGGTGTTGTTCAGCATCATCGGCACGGCCGCGCTGGCCTTTGCCGCCGAGCGCAACCTGCTGCGCTGGCCTTACAACACGTTGTTCGCGGGGTATGGAGAGTCCTCAGGCGAAGCGCCTGTCATCGAGAGCGAGAGTCCGAATCCGCCCATCGATTCCTTGTAG